In one Shewanella loihica PV-4 genomic region, the following are encoded:
- a CDS encoding GGDEF domain-containing protein yields MNSKPKSFDELLIQETHIYLCRSVKWTAYLSVFLLVAIFLASMLQKNSLLTLQDLLVLQMPTLCIALFGLAGILYRQPEQHRMGLVLAYLLVLEVAWIYFVVGHYWLTSSYNLLGEYGSLATVDSVTDVLVFTFAISLYPVRRWLLVSVVPLLLVSLVTRLIEIPENPIFALTKFVCLLVIIITGQKVLLQWFRKAILRDAEKQQLLQQFKRMALIDGLTDLSNRRHFDEVLALEIKAAERTGDPLSMILLDVDFFKRLNDSLGHSDGDRCLVRLGEVLHGVASRPRDLAARYGGEEFAIILPDTDLSGARHIAEQIRYELKAAEIPHPDSTLGAYVTVSQGVCLWQPGLDADELLASADQLLYQSKAQGRDRCSTGVAKGEAAEDKVVSSYLS; encoded by the coding sequence ATGAATAGTAAGCCAAAAAGCTTTGACGAACTCCTAATCCAAGAGACCCACATCTATCTTTGTCGCTCGGTAAAATGGACCGCCTATCTCTCCGTGTTCCTACTTGTCGCCATCTTCCTTGCGTCCATGCTACAGAAGAATAGTCTTCTGACGCTGCAGGATCTTCTGGTGCTGCAGATGCCGACCCTATGCATCGCCCTGTTTGGTCTGGCGGGGATCCTCTATCGTCAGCCAGAGCAGCATCGCATGGGGCTGGTGTTGGCCTATCTCTTGGTGTTAGAAGTTGCCTGGATCTATTTTGTGGTGGGCCATTACTGGCTCACCAGCTCCTATAACCTGTTGGGTGAATATGGCTCTCTTGCCACAGTCGATTCGGTAACCGACGTGCTGGTATTTACCTTCGCCATCTCTCTCTATCCGGTGCGCCGCTGGCTCCTGGTCAGCGTGGTGCCTCTGCTATTGGTTAGCCTGGTGACCCGGCTTATCGAGATCCCGGAAAATCCTATCTTTGCCCTGACCAAGTTTGTCTGTCTCTTGGTGATCATCATTACCGGGCAGAAGGTGCTGCTGCAATGGTTTCGTAAGGCAATCTTGCGCGACGCCGAGAAACAGCAGCTGTTGCAGCAGTTTAAGCGTATGGCGCTGATAGATGGTCTAACTGACCTGAGTAACAGGCGTCATTTCGATGAGGTGCTCGCCCTGGAGATTAAGGCTGCCGAGCGCACCGGTGACCCCCTGAGTATGATCCTGCTGGACGTGGATTTCTTCAAGCGCCTTAACGACAGCCTGGGCCATAGCGATGGCGATCGCTGTCTGGTAAGGCTGGGTGAGGTGTTACACGGGGTGGCCTCCCGGCCTCGGGATCTGGCGGCGCGCTACGGCGGCGAGGAGTTTGCCATCATTTTGCCCGATACAGATCTCAGTGGTGCGCGTCATATTGCCGAGCAGATACGTTACGAGCTCAAGGCCGCTGAGATCCCCCATCCAGACTCGACGCTAGGCGCCTATGTCACCGTCTCTCAGGGGGTCTGTTTGTGGCAGCCGGGCTTGGATGCGGATGAGCTGCTGGCCAGCGCCGATCAGCTTCTCTATCAGAGCAAGGCCCAGGGACGGGATAGATGTAGTACTGGGGTGGCCAAGGGGGAGGCGGCCGAAGATAAGGTCGTCAGTTCCTACCTGTCTTGA
- the ahpF gene encoding alkyl hydroperoxide reductase subunit F: protein MLDANVKNQLTTYLQNLKRPVELVVSADERPKAKELLSLATDIAALSELVSLTESVGERTPSMTVTSPDTGSQIHFAGLPMGHEFTSLVLALLHTGGHPIKLAPEVIEQIRDLPGEYRFETYVSLSCQTCPEVVQALNMMSAINPNIQNTMIDGALFQDEVNERNIMAVPSVYLNGEPFSVGGISVVEILNKLDVNAASRQAEKLSQKEAFDVLVVGGGPAGASAAIYAARKGLRTGILADKFGGQVAETVGIENFISVKATEGPKLVANLEAHVHDYDVDIMDNQRALSLKSGELFEIQTESGALLRSKTVLLATGARWREMNVPGEKEYRGKGVAYCPHCDGPLFKGKRVAVIGGGNSGIEAAIDLANIVEHVTVLEFDSKLRADEVLQRKAASMGNIEIITQAMTTEVVGDGTRVQGLNYTDRATGEQHHVALAGIFVQIGLVPNAEWLKGTVDLSERGEIIVDAKGQTSLPGVFAAGDVTNSAFKQIIIAMGSGATASLGAFDYLIRLGEPADAEAA from the coding sequence ATGTTAGATGCGAATGTGAAAAATCAGCTGACTACCTATCTGCAAAACCTCAAGCGCCCAGTTGAACTTGTCGTATCGGCAGATGAGCGTCCTAAAGCAAAAGAGTTATTGTCGCTGGCAACCGATATTGCCGCGCTTTCAGAATTAGTGTCATTGACCGAATCCGTGGGTGAGCGTACCCCGTCGATGACAGTGACTAGCCCTGACACCGGCAGTCAGATCCATTTCGCCGGCCTGCCAATGGGCCATGAATTTACCTCTCTGGTGCTGGCGTTGCTGCACACAGGTGGGCATCCGATCAAGCTCGCACCCGAAGTGATAGAGCAGATCCGCGACCTGCCAGGCGAGTATCGCTTCGAGACCTATGTGTCACTCAGCTGTCAAACCTGTCCCGAGGTGGTGCAGGCGCTCAACATGATGTCGGCGATCAACCCTAATATTCAAAACACCATGATCGATGGCGCCCTGTTCCAGGATGAAGTGAACGAGCGCAACATCATGGCGGTACCCTCTGTCTACCTGAACGGCGAGCCGTTTTCTGTCGGTGGCATCAGTGTGGTTGAGATCCTCAATAAGCTGGATGTCAATGCGGCCAGCCGTCAGGCGGAAAAGCTCAGCCAGAAAGAGGCTTTCGACGTGCTGGTGGTCGGCGGCGGCCCGGCGGGCGCATCGGCAGCCATCTATGCGGCCCGTAAGGGACTGAGAACCGGCATTCTGGCGGACAAGTTTGGTGGTCAGGTGGCCGAAACCGTGGGCATCGAAAACTTTATCTCGGTCAAGGCGACCGAGGGGCCTAAGCTGGTGGCCAACCTGGAAGCCCATGTTCACGACTATGATGTCGACATCATGGACAATCAACGTGCCCTTAGCCTTAAGTCAGGTGAGCTGTTTGAGATCCAGACCGAAAGCGGCGCACTGCTGCGCAGCAAGACTGTACTACTGGCCACGGGCGCTCGCTGGCGTGAGATGAATGTGCCGGGTGAGAAAGAGTATCGCGGCAAAGGCGTCGCCTACTGCCCACACTGTGACGGCCCGCTATTTAAGGGCAAGCGCGTGGCTGTGATTGGCGGTGGTAACTCGGGCATAGAGGCGGCCATAGATCTGGCCAATATCGTCGAGCATGTTACCGTGCTGGAGTTCGACAGCAAGCTACGCGCCGACGAGGTGCTACAGCGTAAGGCGGCCTCCATGGGCAATATCGAGATCATCACCCAGGCGATGACCACAGAAGTGGTGGGCGATGGCACCCGGGTACAAGGCCTGAACTACACAGACAGAGCCACGGGCGAGCAGCACCATGTTGCCCTGGCGGGTATCTTTGTACAGATAGGTCTGGTGCCTAACGCCGAGTGGCTTAAGGGCACGGTAGATCTTAGCGAACGCGGCGAAATCATCGTCGATGCTAAAGGCCAGACGTCATTGCCAGGCGTATTCGCCGCGGGCGATGTGACCAACTCTGCCTTTAAACAGATCATCATCGCCATGGGCAGCGGCGCGACAGCCTCTCTGGGCGCCTTCGATTACCTAATCCGTCTCGGCGAGCCGGCGGACGCGGAAGCCGCCTAA